AGCAACCATCTGGATGCTCTCTGCAAACTATGTACCTCAGACAACCACCGGAGCAAAGCTTGAAGCTGTTAAGCGCTTCCTGGCTTACACCGTCTCTCCTGAAGGCATTGCAGACATGAACAAGGAAATTCCACCTTCCGGTCCATACTTGGTCATTGGTGCAGAACTTCCTGAAGATGTGCTTCCTGCAGTTAAGGATATCTCCGGATATATCGATTCTGGAAATTCCGCACCTGCACTCGAGTTCCTCTCTCCTGTAAAAGGACCTCGTCTTGAGCAGTTCTGTGTTGCAGTAGGTACTGGACAGATGAGTCCAATGGACGCTGCTGTCAACTATGACAAGGACGTTGCCAATCAGGCAAAGCAGTTGGGTCTTGCAGGCTGGTAAGATTCTTTGATTGTTGCAACCATCCCTTGCATGCAGGGGATGGTTGTTCTCATCTTGGAGGTACTCATGAAAAAGAATACGATTCAGCGGGGAATGATGAAGACCTATCCTAACTGGTTTTATGTACCTGCTGTAACAGCATTTTTTATTTTCTTTATCATACCAACCTTGTCTGCATTCTACTTCAGCTTGACTCGGTGGACGATTTTTGATTCGACCTATATTGGAATGGAAAACTATATTTCCTTCTTGTCAGACCCAATGCTATCAATCGGTCTGAAAAACACTTTCATCTACGCTTTTCTTACCAGTGGACTGAAAACTGTCCTTGCACTCCCCCTTGCTGTAATGCTCACCTCAGGTATTAGGTTCAAGGGCTTTTACCGAAGCGTGGTCTTTTTTCCCGTACTGGTAAGTACCATTGCGGTAGGAATTACCTTCTCAATTCTTATGCAACCCAATATTGGGTTGATCAATGTGGTGCTGGGCTCGATGGGCCTACCACAACCTGACTGGCTTGGAAGCCCCAAGGTGGCACTCTATTCAGTTATTTTTGTTGATGTTTGGAAAGGAATCGGTATTGCTACCGTAATTTATATGGCAGGTATCATCTCAATTCCTCAGGACTATTTTGATGCCATGAAACTCGAGGGTGGATTCTGGATTAAGTTCCGCCATGTGATCATTCCCTTGGTGAGAAACTCCACGTTCACCGTTATACTGCTCTCCTTCATCGGAGGTCTTCGTTCCTTCGATCTTATCTGGGCAATGACTGGAGGCGGACCTGGTTTTGCATCGGACGTACTGACCAGTGTTATTTACAAACAGTACCAGGCAGGATTTTACGGTCTGTCAACTGCAGGGAATGTCATCCTATTCATCATGGTTACCATCCTGATATTTCCGCTCAGACGATTCTTCAACAGCAGGGAGATTGAACTATGAAATCCAGGAAACAACAAACTGTATATATTGCATCGAATATACTGGTCTTTCTCTTCTTGACGATTATCTTCATCGTACCCTTTGTCTATATCATTCTCATGGCTGCCAAGAGCAGCAAAGAAGCAGCTTTGCTGCGTTTCAGCCTACCTGCGCAGAATCTGTTTTTCCAGAATCTCAAGGAAGTCGTTGCATATGGTGATTACCGGATGTTCAGGGCACTTTTGAACAGTACGTTGCTTACCGTTGGATCAGTGGCCCTGATTGTGGTCTTCTCTGCCCTCTTTGCATTCGTGGCTCAGAGAAAGAATGACAAGTCCGCCTCTATTCTGATGTCCCTCTTGATTGTTGGGCTTATGATCCCACCAGCGGTTGTACCAACCATCTTCCTGTTGCAAAACCTGAAAATCTACAAGACGATGTTCGGTATGATCATGATCGATGTTGCCTTGTTCATGCCATTTGCAACCATGATCTTCAGGACGGCGATGTCCTCCATCCCACGAGATCTTGACGAGGCATCATACCTTGACGGGGCCAGTCCTCTGACCATCTTCTTCCAGGTCATACTCCCCTTGCTCAAGCCAGCGATTGTGACGGTAGTCGTAACTACGTCGGTCAATATTTTCAATGACTTTGTTGGTCCACTGTACTTCCTTCCTGGTGCGAAGAACATTACCGCTCCCTTGACGCTGTACTCATTCATGAGCCAGTTCAGCACCCAGTGGAACCTATTGTTTGCAAACGTAGTGGTAGTAAGTGTCATCCCCTTGATCATCTTTATCTTCTTCCAGCGTCAGCTGGTTGCAGGAATGATGGGAGGGGCTGTAAAAGGCTGACTTTTAATATTGGATGCAAGTCCACCTTGCAAGCGCATAAAACAAAATTGGAGTAGTATCATGACAACAGTTTCCAAGCTGCAGATCAATTATCTTGACCATGTTGTAGGAATTACCGATGGACCACAGTTCTCTTGGGTAATCGACACACCATTTAGGAATTGCCGACAGAAACAGTATCAAATACAGATAGCTGATGAAGCTTCCTTTGCCTCACCTCTGTTCGACACCGGCCTGATAGAGAGCAGTGATTCTGCACAGGTTCGCGTGCCGGGATTCACCCCGGATGAAGGCGTTCTCTACTGGGCACGGGTAAGAGTCGTAACCGAAGCGGATACCCAGGGAGTCTCTACCTCTCCATTCAGTGCAAGTACCACTATGCTCGGAGGCTTGAAAGACCCTGACTCACTGAAGGATCATTTCATTACCGCAGAGACTGAAGAGGATATCAAGCTATCGAAAGGCACCTATTTAAGAAAAGCCATCTCTCTGAAAAAAGAGGTGAAATCAGCAGTAATTTTCTCCACAGCACAGGGAGTCTACCAGTTGCATATCGACGGCAAGAAGGTCTCATGTGATGAACTTGCCCCAGGATGGACCAGTTATGATCATCGCCTACTCTACCAGAGCTATAATGTAACTGACATGCTTTCCTCTGGTGAGCACGTACTCGGTGCACACCTCGGTTCTCTCTGGTATAAGAGCACACTCAGCTTCCTGATGATTCACAACTTCTATGGTGACTATGCATCCCTCTCACTACGTATGGATGTCACCTACAGTGATGGAAGCAAAGAAACGTTCTACAGTGATGAGAGCTGGAAAGGCAGCGACAGTCCGGTCCTGAATTCACAACTGTATGATGGAGAGACCTATGATGCTTCCCTGGAACAGGATGGTTGGGACAAACCAGGATTTGATGACACTGCCTGGCGTGCAGCCAAACCAGTTCCTTGTACTTCAGAACATATTGAGGCACAGGAGGGCTCCCCAGTTGCGCTTCAGGAGGTCATGGCCCCAACCCTTGCATTCACGACACCCAAGGGAGAGCGGGTCATCGATTTCGGCCAGAACATGAGTGCATTACCGGAGATAAGAGGAAAAGGAGAGGCAGGAGAGACCATAGTCCTGCGTTGTTTCGAAGTACTGGATAAGGACGGCAATGTCTACACCGACAACCTCCGCAGGGCTGAACAGCGAATAACCTACACCATCAAGGATGATAAACCATTCGTGTATCGTCCCCATTTCACCTTCTTTGGATTCCGGTTCATCCATGTTGAATCGTTCCCAGGACGCGCGGATCTTGATAATTTCAAGGCCTACGTGATTCACTCAGACATGCCGCAAACGGGTAGCTTTGCGTGTTCCAACCCTGATCTCAACCAGCTACAGCATAATATCCTTTGGGGATTGAAGAGTAATTTCGTTGATGTCCCCACTGACTGCCCCCAGCGTGATGAACGTCTTGGATGGACTGGTGATGCACAGATTTTCTGTCAGACAGCAAGCTATAATGTGAACACCTACACCTTCTTCAAGAAATGGCTCAAGGACCTTTCCCTTGACCAGACCAAGGAAGGTGGCGTTCCCCATGTAGTGCCCGATGTACTGTACAAATACCCGTTTGACAACTGGTTGCTCAACAAGGGAACCCATTCTGCTACCGCCTGGGCTGATGCTGCAATCATCAATCCATGGGTGCTCTATCTCACCTTTGGTGATACAGCAATCCTGGAGACTCAGTATGAGAGCATGAAGGGCTGGATTGACTTCATGAAAACCCATGCAAAGAACAACATCTGGAACTACAAGCTCCAATTTGGCGACTGGGTTGCCTTGGATGCTGAGGAAGGAAGTTACTTTGGAGCCACTCCAAACGACCTGACATGTACTGCTTACTATGCCTATTCCACCAGACTTTTTGTCAAGATTGCAAGAATTCTAGGGAAGGAAGATGTGGCAAAGGAGTATGAAGCACTTCATGACAAGATCGTACAGACATTCCAGGAAACATTCTTCAATGCCGATGGTACCATGACCGCCCAGACACAGACCGCTCATATCCTTGCTCTTCACTTCAATCTTGCCCCAGAGCAGTTTGTTGCTAAGACCGTGGAGAATCTGAAGAAACTGCTGGCTGAGCATGATGGACACCTGGTAACAGGGTTTGTCGGTACCCCGTACTTCTGTCATGCACTCTCTTCCAACGGGTGCCTGGATGAAGCATATGCGTTGTTGCTCAAGGATGACTTCCCCTCCTGGTTGTACCAAGTCAAGAAGGGAGCCACCACAATCTGGGAGCACTGGGATGGTATCAAACCGGATGGATCAATGTGGAGCCCAGATATGAACTCATTCAACCACTATGCCTATGGCGCAATTGGTGAGTGGTTGTACCGTGTTGTTGCAGGTCTGGATATGGATGAGCACAAACCAGGATATAAGCATGCGATCATTGCCCCGAGGATCGGGGGAAACCTCTCTTGGGTGGAAGGCTCCTATCAATCGGTATATGGAGAGGTGGGTGTACGCTGGGAGAGAGAGAGCAAGACGAACGTTGTAACCTTGCGAGCAACGGTTCCAGCCAATACCACTGCCACTATCCGATTGCTGGATGGGGCAACATTGGTTGACGGAGATGCCCTCACATTCACGAAGCGTGATGATATCCTGGAAGCCGAAGCCGGTTCAGGAGTATACACGATCCGCTATACGCTGAATTCATAATCTGATTCATGTCCTTATAGTAAAACCATGGGTGTATCCGAGAGATATACTCATGGTTTTTCTTTCCTTGACTGTCATAGCTACACGCATTACCGTTAATCGAGGAGAAGGCAGATGAAAAAGGAATACCTCTATGCATCGCTTGCAAGACGCTTTGCAGCCTATGTAATTGACCATCTGCTTACAGCATTGCTGATGACACCCTTGTTCCTGTGGTATCTGAAGGGATTGTTCAGTGAAGCAAGCGGGATATATCTCCTTGCCTATAGTGGTCCGGTACTTTTCCTACTCATGTTGATCCGATCTCTCTATCTCTCGGTGCTGTGGTCGACAAGATTTGGCACGATCGGTTGCCATTTGCTCTCTATCAGCGTTTGTACCTTACAAGGAAATAAGCTCTCCTATGCTAGAGCTTTTCTCCGGTATCTCATCCTTTTCTGCTCTACCTGTCTTCTTGGTCTTGGATGGATATCCATCCTTTTCACTGAAAAGCGTCAGGCACTCTGTGACCTTGGGGCAAAAACAGTCGTAATGGTTACTGCAGCAAGGATGGATGATACAGAGGATAACGCTCTGCCTGATACACCCGATACCCTGCATAGCTCGTCGGATCAGGATCATTGAAGGAGAATACCAGAACTTCCTCGGCTGGATAGTCAGAGGTTACTTCTATGACCTTCGCTGAAATTTTCATGTCATTGAGGGAGTTGTTCGCAAAATCAAAGAGTTCAACTGCCTCTCCCTCCAGATTCTTGGTAATTCCCCCAAAGCAGATCAGGCGATTCCCATTCTCCAGATAGTTTGCATCCCCGATAAAGGGGGTGAAGGTAGTGCTGCCGTTCCCTGTCCCGTACTCCCAGACTTGTCTTACAGTCATGGCTTTCTCATCAATCTCAAACTCAACAGCCCTAGAATAATTCTCTGTGGGATCGAGGGGCTCACTATAGGACCGCTCATTGCCATTATCGTATAGCAGCACCCTTTCAGGTAGCTCAGGATGTACCATCGGGGCATGCTGGCCCCACTGCCAAGCAAAAGGGTTCACCTCAGGTTGTAAGAGATATGGCTGATATGCTTCTTCCCAATGCTCATGGTTCCCCAGTATCCAAATAAGTTGTCCACTCTCCCTGTCGACCTTCACCACGGCACTCTGGTCCCTGCCGCTGACAATGAAGCTGTCATCACGATGGTCATAATCAACACCGTTAAGGTGGAGCCAGTCTGCAGGTTCCAGGTTTCTTGGCTGGGGCGGACGATCCTTGTCAAGGATCTCCCGGAAGTCCCAACCTTGCACATAGGATCCTGTCTCTCCATCAAGTTCCACCACCCCGTCCTCAAATGAAGAAGGTGCAGTGCTTAAGGCAAGAAGGTTTCCGTTTTCCATGAATGCCACGTCGTGGTGCAGGCCGTACATGAGTGGAGGAAGTGTCCGTACCTTCCTTCCCATCAGGTCCATCTCTACAAGGGAATCGCTCTCCTGGATCAGAAGGGTTCCCCTCTCGGTCATCTTCATGACATGACCAATATCTCCTTGGTAATACCAGCGAACAGTCCCATAGGAATCAACGGCACAGGGAAGCGCGTGGTAGTTTCCATCTCCATCATAGCGGCCGAGGTGCAAGAAGGTAAAACCTTCTGCAATTTGGTCAGGAAGCACTCGTTCATATCCAATCTCGGGAAAATCCTCTGGGAGCTCCCCGGTCTTTATAGTCACCGTTTGCTGGTAGCTAGTACCGTCTCTTGTAGTGAGATAAAACTCCACTTCATTCCTGGTCCCTGGGAAGAGAGCAAGAACGGGGATCTCATGATAGGTATCGTACCCCTTGAAGGCAACACGCAGGTCTTCCTGATTCCTTCCATGCAACACCAGCGTCACCCGCGTTGCCTTTCTGGACTCAATCACTGCCAGGGCACTGAGAGGAGCCTGCTCAAACTGAGTAATAGCTATGGTGAACGGCCTTCTCAGAATCAAGAAGAGCAACAGGAGAAGAAGCGTTAGAGAAATGAGTGTAAGGAGTCGTTTATTCTTGGTCATGCTCCTCAGTGTACGTCACCGGGAAATATTTGGGAAGGCTTCTCAAGCAGGCAGAATTCTTGCTTGTTTTCCCGATCCTTGGTTTGGTATACTGCGTATCATGAAAGCAAACCCAACAACCATAGTGATCTTTTTTATCATGGTGGCCCTCTTATCTGGCTTTGTAGTCCTGGGGCCGTTCGCTGATGAAACAGTGCTGTACCAAGTGGGCAGTATCACGTTGGGCACTGTACTGATTAGTCTTTGTTTCTCACTGCTCACGGAGGATTACTCGTGGACCGACCGGCTATGGAGCACACTACCTGTTGCATTTGCCTGGATCTATGCCTACAAGGCAGGTTTTTCCTCCCCAGTAGTTGTTGCAGCCCTGCTTGCCACCCTCTGGGGGGCCAGACTTACATTCAATTTTGCCCGACGCGGAGGGTACAGCGGAGAAGAAGACTATCGTTGGAAAATACTGCATGAGAAAATCGGGAACCCTGTGAAGTGGTTCTTATTCAACCTGCTCTTTATCGCTCTCTACCAGCAGTTCCTCTTTATCGCATTCACCAGCCCACTGGGGTTGCTCCCATCGACGAATGAGCCATTCACCCCACTCTCCTTCATTGCAATCTTCTTGTTTGTCTGTTTCCTTGGTATTGAGACCATAGCAGACCAACAGCAGTATACATTCCAGCAAGCCAAGTACCAATTACTTCCCAGAAAGGATGAACTTGAGGATGAGTATACCCAAGGGTTCCGTAGTTCTGGACTTTTCAGATATAGTCGTCATCCCAACTACTTCGGGGAGCTGGGGGTGTGGTGGTCCATCTACCTCTACTCGGTCTCCTTCCATGGTTCCCTGTTGCACTATACCATCGCTGGCCCGATCTTGCTGACGCTCTTGTTCATTGGATCCACCATCTTCACAGAGAGCATCACCTCCTCCAAGTATCCTGGGTATGCTACATACAAAGAGAAGGCAGGTGCAATTCTCTTCCGATTCTGGTAGCAGGCGTGCTACAGTGGAGTCAAGGAGAACCTGCAGATGAAAACAGTCTTTATGATCATTGCATTG
This sequence is a window from uncultured Sphaerochaeta sp.. Protein-coding genes within it:
- a CDS encoding carbohydrate ABC transporter permease, with amino-acid sequence MKSRKQQTVYIASNILVFLFLTIIFIVPFVYIILMAAKSSKEAALLRFSLPAQNLFFQNLKEVVAYGDYRMFRALLNSTLLTVGSVALIVVFSALFAFVAQRKNDKSASILMSLLIVGLMIPPAVVPTIFLLQNLKIYKTMFGMIMIDVALFMPFATMIFRTAMSSIPRDLDEASYLDGASPLTIFFQVILPLLKPAIVTVVVTTSVNIFNDFVGPLYFLPGAKNITAPLTLYSFMSQFSTQWNLLFANVVVVSVIPLIIFIFFQRQLVAGMMGGAVKG
- a CDS encoding sugar ABC transporter permease, whose product is MKKNTIQRGMMKTYPNWFYVPAVTAFFIFFIIPTLSAFYFSLTRWTIFDSTYIGMENYISFLSDPMLSIGLKNTFIYAFLTSGLKTVLALPLAVMLTSGIRFKGFYRSVVFFPVLVSTIAVGITFSILMQPNIGLINVVLGSMGLPQPDWLGSPKVALYSVIFVDVWKGIGIATVIYMAGIISIPQDYFDAMKLEGGFWIKFRHVIIPLVRNSTFTVILLSFIGGLRSFDLIWAMTGGGPGFASDVLTSVIYKQYQAGFYGLSTAGNVILFIMVTILIFPLRRFFNSREIEL
- a CDS encoding family 78 glycoside hydrolase catalytic domain — its product is MTTVSKLQINYLDHVVGITDGPQFSWVIDTPFRNCRQKQYQIQIADEASFASPLFDTGLIESSDSAQVRVPGFTPDEGVLYWARVRVVTEADTQGVSTSPFSASTTMLGGLKDPDSLKDHFITAETEEDIKLSKGTYLRKAISLKKEVKSAVIFSTAQGVYQLHIDGKKVSCDELAPGWTSYDHRLLYQSYNVTDMLSSGEHVLGAHLGSLWYKSTLSFLMIHNFYGDYASLSLRMDVTYSDGSKETFYSDESWKGSDSPVLNSQLYDGETYDASLEQDGWDKPGFDDTAWRAAKPVPCTSEHIEAQEGSPVALQEVMAPTLAFTTPKGERVIDFGQNMSALPEIRGKGEAGETIVLRCFEVLDKDGNVYTDNLRRAEQRITYTIKDDKPFVYRPHFTFFGFRFIHVESFPGRADLDNFKAYVIHSDMPQTGSFACSNPDLNQLQHNILWGLKSNFVDVPTDCPQRDERLGWTGDAQIFCQTASYNVNTYTFFKKWLKDLSLDQTKEGGVPHVVPDVLYKYPFDNWLLNKGTHSATAWADAAIINPWVLYLTFGDTAILETQYESMKGWIDFMKTHAKNNIWNYKLQFGDWVALDAEEGSYFGATPNDLTCTAYYAYSTRLFVKIARILGKEDVAKEYEALHDKIVQTFQETFFNADGTMTAQTQTAHILALHFNLAPEQFVAKTVENLKKLLAEHDGHLVTGFVGTPYFCHALSSNGCLDEAYALLLKDDFPSWLYQVKKGATTIWEHWDGIKPDGSMWSPDMNSFNHYAYGAIGEWLYRVVAGLDMDEHKPGYKHAIIAPRIGGNLSWVEGSYQSVYGEVGVRWERESKTNVVTLRATVPANTTATIRLLDGATLVDGDALTFTKRDDILEAEAGSGVYTIRYTLNS
- a CDS encoding RDD family protein, whose product is MKKEYLYASLARRFAAYVIDHLLTALLMTPLFLWYLKGLFSEASGIYLLAYSGPVLFLLMLIRSLYLSVLWSTRFGTIGCHLLSISVCTLQGNKLSYARAFLRYLILFCSTCLLGLGWISILFTEKRQALCDLGAKTVVMVTAARMDDTEDNALPDTPDTLHSSSDQDH
- a CDS encoding DUF1295 domain-containing protein — protein: MKANPTTIVIFFIMVALLSGFVVLGPFADETVLYQVGSITLGTVLISLCFSLLTEDYSWTDRLWSTLPVAFAWIYAYKAGFSSPVVVAALLATLWGARLTFNFARRGGYSGEEDYRWKILHEKIGNPVKWFLFNLLFIALYQQFLFIAFTSPLGLLPSTNEPFTPLSFIAIFLFVCFLGIETIADQQQYTFQQAKYQLLPRKDELEDEYTQGFRSSGLFRYSRHPNYFGELGVWWSIYLYSVSFHGSLLHYTIAGPILLTLLFIGSTIFTESITSSKYPGYATYKEKAGAILFRFW
- a CDS encoding aryl-sulfate sulfotransferase — protein: MTKNKRLLTLISLTLLLLLLFLILRRPFTIAITQFEQAPLSALAVIESRKATRVTLVLHGRNQEDLRVAFKGYDTYHEIPVLALFPGTRNEVEFYLTTRDGTSYQQTVTIKTGELPEDFPEIGYERVLPDQIAEGFTFLHLGRYDGDGNYHALPCAVDSYGTVRWYYQGDIGHVMKMTERGTLLIQESDSLVEMDLMGRKVRTLPPLMYGLHHDVAFMENGNLLALSTAPSSFEDGVVELDGETGSYVQGWDFREILDKDRPPQPRNLEPADWLHLNGVDYDHRDDSFIVSGRDQSAVVKVDRESGQLIWILGNHEHWEEAYQPYLLQPEVNPFAWQWGQHAPMVHPELPERVLLYDNGNERSYSEPLDPTENYSRAVEFEIDEKAMTVRQVWEYGTGNGSTTFTPFIGDANYLENGNRLICFGGITKNLEGEAVELFDFANNSLNDMKISAKVIEVTSDYPAEEVLVFSFNDPDPTSYAGYRVYQAERYPLYHPSLLQ